The following proteins are encoded in a genomic region of Populus trichocarpa isolate Nisqually-1 chromosome 13, P.trichocarpa_v4.1, whole genome shotgun sequence:
- the LOC7497396 gene encoding uncharacterized protein LOC7497396 encodes MDFDSSCKNKKTANESMLICCMLFISEARNRAALDLIERSARIDPESVIVNKFEDRVYNRIRFTIVSYVVVDSTGSPIYSPLHQTVLAIVEAAYGAINLELHSGAHPRLGVVDDIAFHPLAEASLDEAAWLAKAVAADIGSRFQVPVFLYAAAHPTGRAPDTIRRELGYYRPNFMGSQWAGWNIPEILPENPDHGPNHVSRTRGVTLIGARSWVTLYNIPIMCTDVSTARRIARMVSARGGGLPTVQSLALFHGDDSAEIACMLLEPNRIGPDRVQAQVEMLAAQEGLDVEKGYFTDLSPEMIVQKYMNLISARRD; translated from the exons ATGGATTTTGACTCGAGTTGCAAG AACAAAAAAACTGCAAATGAATCCATGCTGATATGCTGCATGCTCTTCATCTCTGAAGCACGTAACCGTGCAGCTCTGGACTTAATTGAACGATCTGCTAGGATCGACCCAGAAAGTGTCATTGTAAACAAATTTGAGGACCGAGTTTATAATAGGATCAGGTTCACTATTGTATCATATGTTGTTGTTGATAGCACTGGTAGTCCCATTTATAGTCCATTGCACCAAACAGTGCTAGCCATTGTTGAGGCTGCTTATGGAGCCATTAACCTAGAGTTGCACTCTGGCGCACACCCTCGACTTGGCGTTGTAGATGATATTGCTTTCCACCCTTTGGCTGAAGCATCACTGGATGAAGCAGCCTGGCTTGCTAAGGCTGTGGCAGCAGATATTGGCAGCAGATTTCAAG TGCCGGTATTTCTTTATGCTGCAGCACACCCAACAGGCAGGGCCCCGGACACAATCAGGCGTGAGCTAGGCTACTACAGGCCAAATTTCATGGGCAGCCAATGGGCAGGGTGGAACATACCCGAAATTCTCCCAGAAAATCCTGACCATGGTCCAAACCATGTGTCTCGGACCAGAGGAGTCACGCTGATAGGGGCACGGTCATGGGTCACATTATACAACATTCCCATCATGTGCACCGATGTTTCAACTGCTCGACGGATAGCACGCATGGTAAGTGCTCGCGGTGGTGGGCTCCCAACAGTACAATCTTTGGCCCTATTTCATGGCGATGATTCAGCTGAGATTGCTTGCATGCTCTTGGAGCCTAATCGGATTGGCCCAGACAGGGTGCAAGCACAGGTTGAGATGTTGGCAGCTCAAGAAGGGTTGGATGTAGAGAAGGGCTATTTCACTGATCTTTCACCAGAAATGATTGTGCAAAAGTACATGAATTTAATCTCTGCTAGGAGAGACTGA